ACTGCTTTGCCCGGCGATCGGCATAGCTTTTGAGGATTAAGATCAATAATGCCGCAACAATAACGGTGATCAGCAGCTGGTTCATATTATCTCGCTCATGGTTTCTTCTGGACGCTCAGCCTAACCCGGTCTTCAACGCAACGGTAGTGACTAACAACTACCAGTAGCCCGGTGAAGATCAGAAAACTATTGGGCATCACTCTCGTAATGTGAATGGGTTCATTAATTTCACTCAAAAAACTGACTATTGGCGCGCCTTGCTAAAGTCGTAAGCTGTTCATAATGCGCTAACATAAATTGTTGATAGTGAGTGCTTTGTCCAATGACTTTGGGATTCATTGGTTGACGCACTTGGCTGGCACTAGGTGTTAATACACGCCGATCAGAGTTGTAGAACTCCAGACATTGAGATACGAATGATAAGCCACAATTTGTTAGTAATTCTCTGATTTGCGACTCCGGGTTCGTAACGAGTTGCTCAAAACTCAGATGATAAATTTCTGCGCCGTAACGCTTTGCCCAATGCTCCATTAGGTGCAGATATTGTTGCCAATAAAGGCAGATATCATCCAGTGAGTAGCTATAATCATGCCCGTGGCTAAAATGCTGTTTAAAGACGCCGAGCGCATTATCACAGGCATTTCGCACCACATTAATAATTTTTGCTTCTGGAAATAGGGTCTTTATTAACCCAATATGCATGAAATTATTTGGGTTTTTATCAATTACATACGCATTGTTATCGATCGTCTTAGGTAGATACTGGGATGTTTGACTAAGGTACATAGCGCGCATGGCCTTAATCTGTGACGCGGTCAGTTGCGCCAGCCTCTCGGCATAGCCGCCATGCATTTCAAGTTGAAGGGCAAGTCTTTCAATATATGGAAGTTCATCAGTTGTATGTACTTGAGGATGACATGCGAGAATTTGCTCTGTGAGCGTTGTCCCAGAGCGCGGCATTCCGACAATGAATATTGGTGTCCAGGGGGTCTCATCAGATGAAGTTTGGGGATGGCAACGACATCGAAGTAAGCGTTCAATTAATTCGTTAAAAGGCCGTTTCTTGAAAGGTCGAAGCGGTGACATAAGTTCATTGGCACTTTTGGCTGCATTGAATGCTTCACTGTATCGATGGCGCTGTTCGTAAGCACGACAGAGGGAAAATTGAAATAGTGAGCGGCTGGCTGCGGAGAACATCTCATCTGTGGCATTCGTGTGGAGAATATCAAGTTCACTGTCCGTAAACTGGTATCTTTTTAAGTCGGCCAGGCTCCAATATCCTGTCGCTTGATGCGAGGGGGCAGTATTAATAAATTCATGGTACATTCCAGCAGCTTTTTCCACCGCCCCCATCGCCTTGTACACATGACCTAAATTTAGTTTGGCTTGCGGTGCTGAATAACCTACGTTAATGACGTTTAGTAAATTCGTTTCAGCGACCTGCATATTGCCGATACGGCAGGCAATAAGTCCGAGACGAAGTTGCCATTGGTACTGTTCTGGTTGTAATTGGCAAAGTTGTTCGAGATAGTGAAAAGCGTTAAAAAGATCTTCTTGGCGCTCGCAGATCTCCAACAGTATTTTGAGCGTTTCAATATCCTGAGGACATGACGCTAGCACTGCCAGATACGTTTGATAAGCTTCCGCGATGTTGCCTTGTCGTAATGCAATATTGGCAAGTATTTTGCGGGCCTGACTGTGCTCTGGATTAGTCTTCAATATCTTGCGTGCATAAATGCCTGCTGAAGTATATTTCTGAGCGGTAAGTAACGCTGTTGCTTCTTGTAAGTACTGTTCTTCAATTGTCAAAGCGATGCCTTTATGAATGGTTATTGAGGCTTGGCTGCAGCTTCGTTAGTATATAAATCTTGTCAGTATTTAACTGGAAAATTTAAACAGAACAATTAGTTACTAAAAATGCTAATTGCAACACCTCGGATATTACTCCAGCGTACCCCTCCCGCTAGGTTCAGCGGAAAGTTATTGCTATAAAATTCGACCTTTAAAATTT
This portion of the Shewanella yunxiaonensis genome encodes:
- a CDS encoding tetratricopeptide repeat-containing sulfotransferase family protein translates to MTIEEQYLQEATALLTAQKYTSAGIYARKILKTNPEHSQARKILANIALRQGNIAEAYQTYLAVLASCPQDIETLKILLEICERQEDLFNAFHYLEQLCQLQPEQYQWQLRLGLIACRIGNMQVAETNLLNVINVGYSAPQAKLNLGHVYKAMGAVEKAAGMYHEFINTAPSHQATGYWSLADLKRYQFTDSELDILHTNATDEMFSAASRSLFQFSLCRAYEQRHRYSEAFNAAKSANELMSPLRPFKKRPFNELIERLLRCRCHPQTSSDETPWTPIFIVGMPRSGTTLTEQILACHPQVHTTDELPYIERLALQLEMHGGYAERLAQLTASQIKAMRAMYLSQTSQYLPKTIDNNAYVIDKNPNNFMHIGLIKTLFPEAKIINVVRNACDNALGVFKQHFSHGHDYSYSLDDICLYWQQYLHLMEHWAKRYGAEIYHLSFEQLVTNPESQIRELLTNCGLSFVSQCLEFYNSDRRVLTPSASQVRQPMNPKVIGQSTHYQQFMLAHYEQLTTLARRANSQFFE